Genomic segment of Paenibacillus sp. FSL R5-0623:
TTCGATGTCCAGACAGATGGCATAGCCTTGATTTTCTCCAGTTAACCGTTCAGCAGGTTCTCCTGTCTCCAGATCACTCTCAAATCCGCCGTGATAACTCACAACCATGACATCGGGTTGTTCATGCTCGCGTATATAGCTAACCCATGTACGAATGGTCTCCAAGGCATCATGGAACTGTAAACCCTCAATATTTTTCGGGTGCTCCCAGTTTGGAATGTAATGCGTAGTTGCGCCCAACAGGGCAATTTTGACACCCGTAGACAATGTTTTGATTAGATACGGAGGGCCGAGGGCAGGTACGTCTGGTTGCTCATCTTTTACGATATTGGCTGACAGCCATGGGAAATTGGAAGCGCCAACCGCTCCGTGCAAGAGATTCGGACCATAGTTAAACTCGTGATTTCCCATCACCGCAGCATCATAACCCAGTTCATTCAGTACTGTTATAAATGGATGCACTTCGTTTTTGGAAACCTGTGAAGCTGCATAAGAGGCCAAGGGTGATCCTTGCAGCAGATCCCCATTATCCACGAGCATCAGTTCAGGTGAACGTTCGCGTTCCTTACGAATCAGGGAAGCCAGCAAGGCAAGCCCGGCCGGGCGGTAGGCATTGGTATTGTAATGAATGGGACGGATCGCCCCGTGCAGATCACTGGTATACAGAATATCGAAGCTTGCCGTATGGTTTATGGATGTCATTTTTACAATCTCCTCTAATATATAAGTTCAGATATATGGAATTATCATAAAACGGAGAAGAAAGAATAGCCTGAAAACCGAAGTGTACGCTGTTATCTCCGATGTTCTTCCTATATCTTCAACCATAATGAGCCTATTCTAACAGATACAAGTCGCGCTGACAGCCTGACAGGAAACTTTACAAAACTCCAAATTTCGTTTCACATCGCGCAAATGTTTGGCAATTATAGTAGATAAGTACTGAAAAATAGAAACTCTTTGGAGGGTGTTCGTTTGAAGAAGTCTGCTTTATTTTTACCATTGTTGATTTTGGTTCTGTTTCTGAGTGCTTGTGGGTCTAGCGGTAGTACAACAGGTTCGGCTAACGGGGATAATTCGAGTTCCAATGCATCCGGCACGTCTACGGCAGAGACAGAGAAAGCTGTCGAAGGTTATGTGCCAACTGAATTGACGGTTCAATTTGTTCCTTCCCAGAACGCAGATACGCTTGAAGCCAAAGCGAAACCGCTGGAGAAGCTGCTTGGTGACAAACTGGGCATTCCGGTAAAAGTCAGCGTATCCACCGACTACAACACAATTATTGAAGCAATGGCTTCCAACAAAGTAGACGTAGGTTTCTTGCCTCCGACAGCTTATGTACTGGCTAAAGAAAAAGGCGCTGCACAAGTTATTCTGCAAGCACAACGTTTTGGTGTAAATGATGAGACAGGTGCTCCAACCGAAGAGTTGGCGGATTCTTATAAATCCATGTTCATTGTAAAAAAAGATTCGCCGATTCAATCCATCGAAGAACTTAAAGGTAAAAAGGTTGCTTATCAAAACGTAACGTCTTCCGCAGGTTATGTATGGCCAGCAGGTCTGTTGTTGGACAGAGGCATTGATCCATTAAAAGATGTAACACCTGTAACGTTGAAAGGTCATGACCAAGGTGTTATCGCTGTATTGAACGGTGATGTTGATGCAGCAGCTATTTTCCAAGATGCCCGCAACACGGTAGCTAAAGACTATCCGACTGTATTTGAAGATACACGTGTACTGGCGTTCACTGAGCCTATTCCTAACGATACCATTGCCGTTCGTACAGACATGAATGCAGATTGGACTGCGAAGATCAAACAAGCCTTCATCGATATCGGTAAAGATACTGAAGGACACCAGATCATCAAAGAAATCTATACACATGAAGGTTATGTAGAGTCCGATGATAGCAAGTTTGAGATCGTTCGTCAGTATGGCGAAAAAGTGAAAGGTGAATAATTCTGATCCAAAAGTAGTTCGGGATCTGTTCACTTTGTAGTCGCTTTCTTGGATGGGAACAGCTTAATCGTAGCAATGGACAGGCCAGTTCAGCGTGATCTACGCTGCGCTGGCTTGTGCCATTATAGCAAGGACTCATGTATGGTTGATCATTATGAATGAAAGAAGGATATTGTCATGATTGAGCTTCATAACGTTACCAAAACTTACGCTAACGGAACCAAGGGCCTGGATAATATTAATCTGAAATTTGAGCAGGGTGAATTCATTGCTGTTGTGGGTCTGTCCGGTGCAGGTAAATCAACGCTCTTACGCTCCATTAACCGGCTGCACGACATTAGTGAGGGCGAGATTCTGATTAACGGAAGTTCCATCACGAAGGCACAAGGCAAACGGCTGCGCATGATCAGACGTGACATCGGCATGATCTTCCAGAGTTTCAATCTGGTGAAACGGTCCAGTGTACTACGTAACGTACTCGCTGGACGGGTTGGATATCATTCCACTATGCGTACCATTCTGGGTCGTTTTCCAAAAGAGGATATTGAACTGGCATTCACTGCGCTGGATCGTGTGAATATCTCGGAGAAAGCTTATTCCCGTGCAGATCAGTTGTCTGGTGGACAACAACAGCGTGTCGCTATTGCCCGTGTACTGGCACAGGAAGCAAAAATCATTCTGGCCGACGAACCGGTTGCTTCACTTGACCCGCTTACAACAAAACAGGTCATGGATGACCTGAAACGCATCAATCAAGACCTTGGGATTACTACGATCGTTAACCTTCACTTTATTGATCTGGCGAGAGAGTATGCGACCCGTATTGTCGGATTGCGAGCAGGTGAGGTGGTCTTCGACGGCCCGGTGGAAGAGGCAACGGATGAGCGCTTTGCAGAGATTTACGGCAGACCAATTCTGGCTGACGAATTGTTGGACAAGCAGGCTGTGCATGAGCAGGGAGAAGTTGTGGTATGAAGGGGCAGTCCAACGTTCCACTTCAGAATTCAGGCGGAGTGGGGAAGGAACCTGGTTCCAGCCCGGCTCAGGTTGTAAATCGCCCAAAACCGCCTGGGCGTACAAAACATCTGCTCACCTTAGTGATCATT
This window contains:
- a CDS encoding phosphate/phosphite/phosphonate ABC transporter substrate-binding protein, with the protein product MKKSALFLPLLILVLFLSACGSSGSTTGSANGDNSSSNASGTSTAETEKAVEGYVPTELTVQFVPSQNADTLEAKAKPLEKLLGDKLGIPVKVSVSTDYNTIIEAMASNKVDVGFLPPTAYVLAKEKGAAQVILQAQRFGVNDETGAPTEELADSYKSMFIVKKDSPIQSIEELKGKKVAYQNVTSSAGYVWPAGLLLDRGIDPLKDVTPVTLKGHDQGVIAVLNGDVDAAAIFQDARNTVAKDYPTVFEDTRVLAFTEPIPNDTIAVRTDMNADWTAKIKQAFIDIGKDTEGHQIIKEIYTHEGYVESDDSKFEIVRQYGEKVKGE
- the phnC gene encoding phosphonate ABC transporter ATP-binding protein, translated to MIELHNVTKTYANGTKGLDNINLKFEQGEFIAVVGLSGAGKSTLLRSINRLHDISEGEILINGSSITKAQGKRLRMIRRDIGMIFQSFNLVKRSSVLRNVLAGRVGYHSTMRTILGRFPKEDIELAFTALDRVNISEKAYSRADQLSGGQQQRVAIARVLAQEAKIILADEPVASLDPLTTKQVMDDLKRINQDLGITTIVNLHFIDLAREYATRIVGLRAGEVVFDGPVEEATDERFAEIYGRPILADELLDKQAVHEQGEVVV